In a genomic window of Blastocatellia bacterium:
- a CDS encoding metalloregulator ArsR/SmtB family transcription factor produces MTRAIEPFDMELFFRALADRTRLRLINLMGAGEVCVCFLVEILGTSQPKISRHLAYLKRAEIVDARRDGRWMHYRLVTPPDANAAEVLRGVRTWLEADKQMQQDIKRLRSVCCAPVLPVQLQGAPRPVGLAAV; encoded by the coding sequence ATGACGAGAGCAATCGAGCCGTTCGACATGGAGTTGTTCTTCCGGGCGCTGGCCGACCGGACGCGCCTCAGGCTCATTAACCTGATGGGTGCCGGCGAGGTGTGCGTGTGCTTTCTGGTCGAGATCCTCGGCACCAGCCAACCGAAGATTTCACGCCACCTAGCGTACTTGAAGCGAGCGGAGATCGTGGACGCGCGCCGCGACGGGAGGTGGATGCATTACCGCCTTGTCACCCCGCCCGACGCGAACGCGGCAGAAGTCTTGCGCGGTGTGCGGACTTGGCTGGAAGCCGACAAGCAGATGCAGCAGGACATCAAACGCCTGCGCTCCGTCTGCTGCGCGCCGGTCCTGCCGGTGCAGCTCCAGGGCGCGCCTAGGCCGGTCGGCCTCGCGGCCGTTTGA
- a CDS encoding ArsI/CadI family heavy metal resistance metalloenzyme, which produces MTDQLNGVQALKAHLALNVKDVTQSIEFYKKMLGIEPSKVRTGYAKFDVQNPPLNLTLNQAPFNERGALSHLGIQVSSTDDVFKVRENWAAADLLTRDEMQTDCCYAVQDKAWVHDPDGNEWEVFVVLEDGLPEKVGASCETSTCCAPTVALGR; this is translated from the coding sequence ATGACAGATCAACTAAACGGGGTGCAGGCGCTGAAAGCGCATCTCGCCCTGAATGTGAAGGACGTTACACAGAGCATTGAATTCTACAAGAAGATGCTCGGTATTGAGCCGAGCAAGGTGCGGACGGGCTACGCCAAGTTCGACGTGCAGAACCCGCCGCTCAATCTGACTCTCAATCAGGCGCCCTTCAACGAGCGCGGGGCGCTGTCGCACCTCGGCATCCAGGTATCCTCGACCGACGACGTGTTCAAGGTGCGTGAGAACTGGGCAGCGGCTGACTTGCTGACCAGAGACGAGATGCAGACCGACTGCTGTTATGCAGTGCAGGATAAGGCATGGGTACACGACCCGGACGGTAACGAGTGGGAGGTCTTCGTCGTGCTGGAAGACGGCCTGCCGGAGAAGGTCGGCGCTTCATGCGAAACGAGCACCTGCTGCGCGCCAACGGTTGCGCTGGGCCGCTAA
- a CDS encoding ArsI/CadI family heavy metal resistance metalloenzyme: MSTHDAQPINTLQAHIAINVRDVEQSIAFYRKLFGVEPSKVRPGYGKFNLQNPPLNLTLNGRPFTDKGALYHLGIQVASTADVLAMRDRWQAAGLTTREEMQTVCGYALQDKSWVQDPDGNNWEVFVVHQDNLMYSNVDSSVQSAEPACPAAACCPTVAETPPLA; the protein is encoded by the coding sequence ATGAGTACACACGACGCCCAACCGATTAACACCTTGCAGGCGCACATCGCCATCAACGTCCGCGACGTGGAGCAAAGCATCGCCTTCTACCGCAAGCTGTTCGGGGTCGAGCCGAGCAAAGTCCGCCCCGGCTATGGCAAGTTTAACCTGCAGAACCCGCCCCTGAATCTGACGCTGAACGGGCGACCGTTCACCGACAAGGGGGCGCTCTACCACCTCGGCATTCAGGTCGCCTCGACCGCAGACGTGCTGGCGATGCGCGACCGCTGGCAGGCCGCCGGCCTCACCACCCGCGAGGAGATGCAAACCGTCTGCGGTTACGCGCTGCAAGACAAGTCATGGGTGCAAGACCCGGACGGCAACAACTGGGAAGTCTTCGTCGTCCACCAGGACAATCTGATGTACAGCAACGTGGATAGCTCGGTGCAGTCGGCAGAGCCAGCTTGCCCGGCGGCCGCCTGCTGCCCGACCGTAGCGGAGACGCCCCCGCTGGCTTGA
- a CDS encoding GNAT family N-acetyltransferase, which translates to MSITISKASRADLPEILDLLVTVELPQEGVAEHLGGFLVAREGNRLVGCAGLERYPRLGLLRSVAVAPDCQHSGLGSKLTAALLQDTAKSGLDEVVLLTATARDFFARRFGFDEVPRTVYDERLAESPEWKLPRCSSAVCMVYRTQDPNKQ; encoded by the coding sequence ATGAGCATCACGATCTCAAAGGCGTCGCGCGCCGACCTGCCCGAAATCTTAGATTTGCTCGTCACGGTAGAACTGCCGCAGGAAGGCGTCGCGGAGCATCTGGGCGGCTTTCTCGTGGCCCGCGAGGGCAATCGGCTTGTCGGGTGCGCGGGCTTAGAGCGTTACCCTCGGCTGGGCCTGCTGCGCTCGGTTGCGGTCGCGCCCGATTGCCAGCACAGCGGACTAGGCTCGAAGCTCACTGCGGCGCTGCTTCAGGATACCGCGAAGTCCGGCCTCGATGAGGTGGTGCTGTTGACGGCAACGGCGCGTGACTTCTTTGCTCGGCGGTTCGGATTCGACGAAGTCCCGCGCACGGTGTACGACGAGAGGCTGGCGGAATCGCCGGAGTGGAAATTACCGCGCTGTTCGTCTGCCGTTTGCATGGTCTACCGGACTCAAGACCCGAACAAGCAATAA
- a CDS encoding helix-turn-helix transcriptional regulator yields MAIGDLIRAHRKRPEQPMTQEELAYRSGISYEHLNHIENYKTMVSIDVLDRIALALGFSRLSEFLACDEKKLL; encoded by the coding sequence ATGGCCATTGGCGATCTGATCCGTGCTCACCGGAAGCGCCCGGAGCAGCCGATGACTCAAGAGGAATTGGCTTACAGGTCCGGAATCTCGTACGAGCACCTGAACCACATTGAGAACTACAAAACGATGGTCTCGATCGACGTTCTCGACAGGATCGCCCTGGCGCTTGGCTTCTCCCGGTTGTCTGAATTCTTAGCCTGTGATGAGAAGAAACTGCTGTAG
- a CDS encoding inorganic phosphate transporter — translation MVLTVMIFFMTLALCFANGANDVSKSIATLVGSQTTSYRKGILWGTAWTGIGGIASLYFATEMLKTFSLWVQPGVALDPLFPLSIAVGTTVWVIAAARFGLPVSTTHALVGAICGVATFAYGGDSVAWAKMTDKVLIPLLFSPLIGLVLAFLITPAVKKVFNSTREVALCVVYRGNNRAEMAAMATAQGGVFAIGETADECFCVYYPRVAKVNADRMHWLSSGLIAFSRALNDTPKLAAVPILFFTMAPQSEISRPLLFGLLTLAMCLGSYLNGTRVTKTMAEKITKIADEEGLAANLTSSLLVGIAARFGLPVSTTHVTNGSIVGVGLRQGGVKAVSWETVRGFLLAWIVTLPCSALLAVITFIVVRALV, via the coding sequence TTGGTCTTAACAGTGATGATCTTTTTTATGACCCTTGCCCTCTGCTTTGCCAATGGCGCCAACGACGTCTCGAAATCTATCGCGACGCTGGTTGGCTCTCAGACGACGAGTTACCGGAAAGGGATTCTTTGGGGCACTGCCTGGACGGGGATTGGCGGCATTGCTTCCTTATATTTTGCGACCGAGATGCTGAAAACCTTCAGCCTCTGGGTTCAGCCAGGCGTTGCCCTCGATCCGCTTTTCCCATTGAGTATTGCCGTGGGCACGACCGTGTGGGTAATTGCAGCCGCGCGGTTCGGCCTTCCTGTCTCGACAACCCATGCTCTGGTGGGGGCTATTTGCGGCGTCGCCACTTTTGCATACGGGGGCGACAGCGTTGCCTGGGCAAAAATGACCGACAAGGTGCTCATCCCATTGTTGTTCAGTCCCTTGATTGGCCTGGTGCTGGCGTTCTTAATCACGCCTGCCGTTAAGAAGGTATTCAACTCCACCCGTGAGGTAGCACTCTGCGTCGTCTATCGCGGGAACAACCGGGCGGAGATGGCCGCGATGGCGACCGCTCAGGGAGGAGTCTTTGCAATCGGCGAGACGGCTGACGAGTGCTTCTGCGTCTACTACCCGAGAGTGGCAAAGGTCAATGCGGACCGTATGCACTGGCTCTCAAGCGGCTTGATCGCTTTCTCGCGGGCTTTAAACGATACGCCCAAGCTGGCCGCCGTACCCATCCTGTTTTTCACGATGGCTCCCCAGTCCGAGATTTCAAGGCCCCTTCTCTTTGGGCTTCTAACCCTGGCGATGTGCCTTGGGAGTTACCTCAATGGCACCCGAGTCACTAAAACCATGGCCGAGAAGATCACCAAGATTGCCGACGAGGAAGGCCTGGCGGCGAACCTGACATCAAGTTTGCTCGTCGGCATCGCCGCAAGATTCGGGCTGCCAGTATCAACGACCCATGTGACGAATGGCTCAATCGTCGGGGTCGGCCTGCGGCAGGGTGGGGTGAAGGCTGTGTCATGGGAAACCGTGCGCGGCTTCCTCCTGGCCTGGATTGTCACGCTCCCGTGCAGTGCCCTGCTTGCCGTGATCACTTTTATCGTCGTGCGCGCATTGGTCTGA
- the aroA gene encoding 3-phosphoshikimate 1-carboxyvinyltransferase yields MTSSVQKKIEIQPLNSPLNHSVAVPGSKSYTNRAVLIAALAEGRTVLEHALICEDTELIAGGVQQFGRARVAIDRDSERMTVERGPGQMMAAKEPVFVGNAGTPIRFLISFASLANGTSEVTGNQRMQERPCQDLVDALLQLGVKADVVRGTGCPPVRIEGPSLGGGKAKIRGSVSSQFTSSILLNAPYAEQDVELEITDDLCSKPYVDMTLGIMKEFGVTVERDGYRSFRVRHGQRYQARSYRIEPDASNMSYFLAAAAILGGKVRIPGINSGSLQGDAKFVDVLERMGCQIERGDDYFAVEGGHLSGVDVDMNWMPDLVPTLAVVAAYAEGRTHITNIANLRIKECDRIAALETELRKLGIRAESTQDTLTVYGGQPHGATVETYNDHRIAMCFAIAGLRTRGVIIEDPGCTAKSFPTFWSVLDTLR; encoded by the coding sequence ATGACTTCGTCCGTCCAGAAGAAAATCGAAATTCAACCGCTTAACTCGCCACTCAATCATAGCGTCGCTGTCCCAGGCTCGAAGAGCTATACCAACCGGGCCGTTTTGATCGCGGCGCTGGCCGAAGGTAGGACCGTACTGGAGCACGCCTTGATTTGCGAAGACACGGAGTTGATCGCCGGCGGTGTGCAGCAGTTTGGCCGGGCGCGCGTTGCTATCGACCGGGACAGTGAACGCATGACGGTCGAGCGCGGGCCGGGTCAAATGATGGCTGCAAAAGAGCCGGTCTTTGTAGGGAACGCCGGCACGCCAATCCGTTTCCTGATTAGCTTCGCCAGCCTCGCCAACGGCACGAGCGAGGTCACGGGTAATCAACGGATGCAGGAACGGCCCTGTCAAGACCTGGTAGACGCTCTGTTGCAATTGGGCGTCAAGGCAGACGTGGTGCGCGGCACCGGCTGCCCGCCCGTCAGAATCGAGGGCCCTTCGCTGGGGGGCGGTAAGGCCAAAATCAGGGGCAGCGTCAGCAGCCAGTTCACGTCCAGCATCCTTCTTAACGCACCATACGCCGAACAGGACGTTGAGCTCGAAATCACAGATGACCTCTGCTCGAAGCCCTATGTCGATATGACGCTGGGCATCATGAAAGAGTTCGGGGTCACGGTCGAGCGGGATGGCTATCGCTCTTTCAGGGTGAGGCATGGGCAGCGGTATCAGGCCCGCAGCTATCGGATCGAACCCGACGCATCGAACATGTCCTACTTCCTCGCCGCCGCCGCCATCCTCGGCGGCAAGGTTCGCATTCCGGGAATCAACTCGGGGTCGCTTCAGGGCGACGCCAAATTCGTCGACGTACTAGAGCGTATGGGCTGTCAGATCGAGCGCGGAGACGACTACTTCGCCGTCGAGGGGGGACACCTGTCCGGTGTTGATGTGGACATGAACTGGATGCCGGACCTTGTCCCGACCCTCGCGGTCGTGGCGGCCTACGCAGAGGGCCGCACCCACATCACCAACATCGCGAACTTACGAATTAAAGAGTGTGACCGGATAGCAGCCCTGGAAACTGAGTTGCGCAAGCTCGGCATCCGAGCCGAATCCACTCAAGACACCCTGACCGTCTACGGCGGCCAGCCACATGGCGCGACCGTCGAGACGTACAATGACCACCGCATCGCGATGTGCTTCGCCATCGCCGGGCTGCGTACTCGGGGCGTTATCATCGAGGACCCGGGCTGCACGGCTAAATCCTTCCCCACGTTCTGGTCGGTACTGGACACACTAAGGTGA